TAATAGCCGCAATGCCAACTTCATATAAGTTACGCAGATATTCTTCAATCCCTGCGACATCTTCATTGTGAGCATAAATGTTCGTTGCAACAAATACCTTAGCGCCGTATTTCTTGGCGAATTCAACACCTTCACGCATTTCCTCAAAGCTGAAATTGTCTGCTCCTGAACGCAAACCGTATTTCTGCCCTCCGATATAAACAGCATCCGCACCATAGTGTACTGCGAATTTTAATTTCTCCAAATTACCGGCCGGAGCTAGGAGCTCCGGTTTGTCCAGACGGTAACGTTTGCCCTTGTATTGCGGCTTTGTCATGGTTCCCATTCCTGTTCTCCCCTCCATCGCCCCACAAAGTGATGTCTATGCATGCTTACTGCACCTAGTCTTTGCGGGGAACTAAAAAACTCTCATTAAATTAAACTTAATATACTTGCTCTTTATAGAAAAATCCGAAGCTTAGCTCCCGTTCTGGATCCTGCAGCGTTCTGATAGCTTCCATCCAATCCTCTTGGAAAGAATATGCTTTTGGATCAGCTACATAGAGATCAATAGCTTTGCGATAAGTCTTAACAACCGCCACATTATACGCTGTTGATTTCAACAATCCTTCAATCTTAAAACTCTGTACGCCTGCAGCCATAAGGATATGAAGATCCTCCAAAATACAAATATCTTCCGAACTCATAATATGTGTACCGTTCTCGTCTTCATAGATTGGGAACTTTTGGTCATCTCGTTCTGCCTCGATCAAAAATAGACCACGTTCCTTACCAAGACTGCCGCCCTCGCTTGGACGTCCTTGATGTGACATATAGCTTTCTACAAGCTTACGCTTGGAATGGTATATATTGGTCATGCCGTGAACCTGAACCTGTGCCTCTACCTCTAAAAGCGGAACCATTTCCGTCATTTCATCCATATTCAGCTCACGGGCAAGAACGACGCGAGAAGCACCTTTACGCCCCCAATAATTCGCGGTTGCGTAATTGGTAGAGGTCATTTCCGCATTCCAATGCAGATTCATGCCTGGTGCTTCCTTCTTCACTGTGGTTAACACAGCAGGATCACCGAACTCAACACCGTCAACACCAAGTTCACCTATAGCCTTCACATAGGCAGGGAGCTCTTCGAGAAGAAGGTTGGACATGAGTCCACCTAGTCCAGCATATACTTTGCAGTCACGCGCATGTGCCATTTCTACAACAGCAGCTGTATCGTCCAGAGAGAAATGTCCGGCAAGACGCATGCCAAAACGGTCATCCCCGATGAGCAATGCATCTGCTCCGGCATCCAGCAAAGCAGTAGCTTCCTCTAAGGATGCTGCTGT
This window of the Paenibacillus sp. FSL R10-2734 genome carries:
- a CDS encoding peptidase U32 family protein; translation: MINKPELLATAASLEEATALLDAGADALLIGDDRFGMRLAGHFSLDDTAAVVEMAHARDCKVYAGLGGLMSNLLLEELPAYVKAIGELGVDGVEFGDPAVLTTVKKEAPGMNLHWNAEMTSTNYATANYWGRKGASRVVLARELNMDEMTEMVPLLEVEAQVQVHGMTNIYHSKRKLVESYMSHQGRPSEGGSLGKERGLFLIEAERDDQKFPIYEDENGTHIMSSEDICILEDLHILMAAGVQSFKIEGLLKSTAYNVAVVKTYRKAIDLYVADPKAYSFQEDWMEAIRTLQDPERELSFGFFYKEQVY